The DNA segment attacggCATATTGGATTCATAtttcattcacccagttcaatgtaaaaGCGATAAGTTTATGCTACTACATGATTCTCAAATTTTCCCTATCATTAGTCTAACATTTGCAaacaagtttctattggacaaattcgggtatgtttatccctgttttgttccgtttgcttccatttaagaaatgtttttcaacagaattggaggaatgaatacaaccctgatcACGTGttaacacagttcactttcatagcagccacgttgttttacttctcgcatctatgcactctcctcctctcaccttgtcccttcacttgtggacttcaatgcacaacacatcagctctacgtgaccaggtgaaaaagccaaacctaggCAAACCGCTACATACAGcttacatcgttgtcaccatattagctaaagtaacgtcatagtcagcatagctaatataactaacttgttagtaaacccgctacaatcatgcagtaatgttAGTGTACAGTCTGTAAGgagttacaccggcaggccccggtggcaaAACATTAgtcaaaccaaaagcttaccttgacttggaagagttccagtgttgttggaaagtcatagccagctagctaacatagcatccctctgtttgagcagggtttttcagtaggctaaactagctagctgcatttgctagctaagtaagtcaaactgaaagtgaaaaaaagacactttatttctctcttgcttctccttcattttggaataaattaaattgttcaactactgtctttctctctctttgagtcaactactcaacaACTTTTTacacactgcagtgctagctagctgtagtttatgctttcagtagTAGATgtattctctgatcctttgattgggtggacaacatgtcagttcacgctgcaagagctctgataggttggaggacgtcctctgtaagttgtcataattactgtgtaagtctatggtatggggtgagaaccatgagcctcctaggttttgtattgaagtcaatgtacccagaggaggacggaagctgtctgttctccggctacaccatggtgctaccctactgagtgctgttgaggctactgtagacctttgcaaaatagtgtggtTTAATTAATTATTTGGTGCCATGTGatttatatttagtatagtttaatcTGAAAAGGatcactttttaaatgttttaccatttttattcctccccttcctcctctgaggagcctccactgagaCAGCAAAAGAGATATTGGGGGTAACAGATGGGCTCCgaagtggcacagtggtctaaggtgctagaggcgtcactacagaccctggtttgattctaggctgtatcacaactggcagtgattggaagtcccatagggcggcgcacaattggcccagcatcgtctgggtttggctggggtaggcccgtcattgtaaataagacttgcctagttaaataaaagtaaaacaaaaatgttacTGTTGAAATGGTTGTTGACAATCATAAGGATGGCGTGTTTCAGCATGATGTAGATAAAGTTTAATGGGGTaggtttcttttcttttttaacctttttatttaactaggcaagtcagttaagaacaaattcttatttacaatggagCCGAACCCATGCGACGCTCGGCCAATTGTTGGGGAGGGTCTTGAGGATGTGGTAGAAGTTAGTATGgattaatttttaatttttttattttcatgGTAGAACAGATTTGGGCAGATCATGATTGATCGTACTTTCCAGCACaataggtggcggcatgcacatAAACGATTGTTTGTAGACTGCAATGATctcatagaagaagaagaatcTTTGTTCAAGTGGAATGGGAAGTATCGCGAGATCAGCGGGGCAGAAGGGGAAAGAGGAAGAGCGTAGCTAGTTAGCGAACAAGCTTTATATTCGTTAATATTGACATAACATCCGATTTATAAATCCAATTTTGTAATTATAAACATATGTTGAGTCTACGTATTAATCGAACTACTGTCACACTCGATTAGACTACACAATGGATTCAAAGTCAATCAATCGGTCTCCGAGAGAAGAAGGGGAGCTCGAAGACGGAGAGATCTGCGATGATGACACCGAGGAAAATGTGTTTGCGCAGCAGCAGGGTAAAAAGAGGCCTAGTAGCATGAATAACAGCAACTCCTCACGGAATACACGAAAATTGAAACAACCGACCCGAAATGTACTACCTGTCGTGGGTAGCCAGCCTACAGATTTTCGACTTTTAATTCCATACAACCGCGGACCTCATTCGCACAGTTCCGGCTTTACCGCAAACCACAGACAGCAAGGCGGACCAAGTGGACCCGACCGGCCGCCACTGGGACCACGCTGTGACCAGAGCCCGCGTTCCAGTTTCTGGGAACGAAGTCACACAGCCCTGGATCGATTGAGGCACCGGGGGAAACTAGATGACGGTCGCGGGGATTGGGGACGAGGAGGCTGGGGAGACGggtgtgggggagggagagaggctggtAGGCCTCCCCCTGGTCGTTATGGGCCCGGGGAGAATCACAGTAACAAGAATGAATCTCCCTCGAGAAGCAAACGTATCCTTTGGCATTCATCTCACGACATCTATGTAATTGTAAAGTGTGATACATTTGTTAGGCTTTTACCTTAACATTGTAACTACACATTGTAACATTTGTTTGGCTGGTTGTAGCTTCTAGCCTTGAATAGGCCTTGATTTAAGTGTAGTCATATAGGCCTTCGATTTCAGTGTAGTCATAATGCATCTAACTAACAACAGATCTGCCATTTTGTAATGACTTTTGATCATTACACAGCATTCCCCTCCCTATCATCAAGGCTCAATTGattaatacttttttttattaatcaaaaacaaaatacctagtgtTATTGAGCTGGAAATGGGTTTTGGATTGAAATACATTTTTCTATTAGGGTCAAAGTCTGTAGCCTACCCATCTCATCAAACTCATAATGGTGCCTTTCCTTCACTCCCCGACCATAGAGAAGGTAATGATGGGGAGGAATCAGGTAAGAAACCAACAGATGCACAACAACAATGTTGCCAAAATCGAGAATGGGCTTGACGAGAGTTTTGAGGACCTGCTCACCAAGTACAAGCAGATTCAGCTGGAGCTGGAATGTATTAGAAAAGAAGAGAACCTGGTTCTGAAGCCCAAAGACCTGCCTGCTCAGAACGAGTCTGAGGTCTCTGCAAGTATTCCCCAAACCGAGCCATTACTCGACGCTAACAGTATTCCCAATGAAGCCGCTGCAGAGGATGCTGCAGAGGACCCGTCAGGCCCAGAGAAGATGGAGGAGAAAAGGGGTTTTCAGGCGTTCAATCTCAAACCTCTACGTCAGAAACTCCTCACTCCTGCAGAAATTGACGCGCTCAAAACAAAAACGGAAAAGAAAGACTCAGAGAAGGAGGACAGTGACGTGGAAAAAGGTCAAGTTGAACCAGCTGCTATCCCGGCTGCTACTCCCAAAGGTGTGTAACAACCACTATATAACACAACACTGCAGCAATGTGGTAACAAACTGGCAACACCGTGAAGCAAATTTGACTCGACTAtaataaataatgtattgttttattaGCCACAGTGTTAAcaccctgtgtgtgttgtgttctgtcttttcaggagAGGAGGGAAAAGATGGTGTGGAGAAAGAGGCAGACAaaaaagagggggagaaggaagcAAAAATATGTTGTGTTTGCTGTAGCAGGGAATCAGATTACCCGAAGAAAGAAGGTGAGAAGGATACAAAAGTCTGCTGTGTGTGCTGCAGCAAATCATCAGAGGACTCCACTAAATCCCCTGTCAAGGTATGAATCTATTTAAAAAAGGCAAAAActttttctacttacccagagtcaagtgaacttgtggataccatttttatgtctctgcatacAGTTTGAATTAAGTTGAAGTTAGTTTCTGGAGCCATTGCTAAGTagcgttagtgcaatgactggaagtctatgggatcAGCTAGCTGATTTTGCTAACGCTAGCAGATCTCATAGACTTCCAGTTACTTCCAGTTATTGCGCTAAAACTAGTTAGTAATTCCAGAAACTAacttcaacttccttcaaactacaCACAGAGGTAGAAAAATGGTGtctgtagctaggtttccatccaattggcgacagattttcatgcgactATTCTAAAATCCACATAAAGAAAATATTTTCCCACCAGTAGTGTTTTCACCAAgctgacttgttgcagataaaaatcagtgtgtgatgacgtagtgcacaccaAATGTACTTTctcgcttaagttttcatgtactgaataaaaatgtaaacttcaatgtgtttccatcgcattttcaactctaccgatagttttgtcacaaacatttgcgttaaatagcaaatgtgtctactctggtcttggcacctgcgctctagccaacagctcgcagatacattGTGGGTAggatagtctacatgatgagattattatggataagagtgagtgtgtcaaacggcagtcaagcattgatcatcatgtcaccagaataataCCATCGATATTTGTTGGAAAAGAGCGTCAAGATCACTGTGCACTTTTGGTGGTGAATTATAATtaatttaatctgtagcctaataaactgcatggtttccgaGATGTAGTGGGAGGGCCTCACGCCATATCATCGTCTGACTCCATGTTGACTTCGAtaggatggttattatatcaatatttgtgcatataggcgtttccaccgccatttctagCTAAATACATTTTACCGACGTAAATCCTACAATGTCGAACACACAACTGATCTGTCGTCATTTTTTAAATTGGACCgacacttcctgtttccattacaGCTGtcgtgattattattttttttatacagtatgactttactcgcataaaaaaaCTGAGAATCGAAACGTGGTtaatgagttcatctgactctaggtacgttttttttttttgatagCCAAAATCTCGAGCTATCCCCTTAAGGCATGGGTCAAGAGTAAGTGATTCAAGGCACAAATATTAACTTGAGATGTGTGTTTGCAGCTCTTTTGAACGTTTGTCCAAATGTCCACTGACACAATGTCTGAGTTGTGTGTATGTCAAGTTAGAATCTGGGTTATCCggccctcctctgtctctctgcagccTGGAGTGAAGGGGAGTAATGAAGATGAGGACCTGTCTGAGCTGCAGCTGCGTCTCCTGGCCCTGCAGTCAGCCAGCAGGAAGTGGCAGCAGAAAGAACAGCAAGTGATGAAGGAGAGCAAAGATAAGATCACCAAGGCCAAGCCCTCCCAGGAGAAGACATCCAGCTCCTCCAGTGCCAAACCACCAGAGAGGGGCAAAGTCACCACCAGGTCTGCCTCTGCTGCCTCGGAGAAGGCCAAAGCTCTGGCCAGCAAGCCCCAGGAGAAGACCAAGGCTGGGGCAAAGCCTCCAGCGGAGAAGGGCAAAGCTCCGGTTAAGGGGTATCCAGGGAGGAAGACAGTCAGCCCAGGTGAGAAGGGCCTTTCTGCTTATTCAGATCCAAACTGTCCTCTATGTTGGTACCAAGCGTTCCATCACAATGACATTCTGATTTTGGAAATATTGGTCGCATTTTGGTTCTTGTGTAttttaataatgcattttatctctgtgaatatttatgtatttTAGTGATGTAAAGTAAATGGGTTTTGATCCCCTAGGCTCAGCAGCAAAGCAGGCGTTCCGAAAGCAGCAGCTAAGGACGTGGAAGCtccaacaggagagagaccaggagGAGCAGCGTAGACAGGAGGAGGAAGAACGCCGCCGGAGGGAGGAAGAGATCCGCAAGATCCGGGACCTTTCCAATCAGGACGAGCAGTACAACCGCTTCATGAAGCTGGTGGGCGGGTCTAAGCCGCCGCGCAACCGGAGCAAGGTAAGacggacagggagagaaagaccTTGCCCCACACCCAAGGCATTTCCTTTTAGGTTATCTGATTCCTTCAATTATATATGAACCTTTTTTAAACTGTATAGTCTCTGCTTAACACCTGCAATGTGGTATGTGGGGTTCTTTCTCTTAACTCTATTGGAATAGAGCTCTCCTACATTACTGTCAGTAGTATGGACATGCAACATGATTGAAGAAGAGAGCATGTGAGAGACAGACAAATGACACATTTCAATCTCAGTCCAAGGACAGCGACCACACCAGGAAGTCTTCTGGTAAACAGGGATTGGACACCTCAGGGAACCTCTACCAGTACGACAACTACGACGAGGTTGCCATGGATACTGATAGTGAGACCAATTCCCCAGGTGAGCAACCAGCTCACCTGCCGATGCACTCACTGCACTATTGAACATATCTGAAGTGATTTTATAGAACCCATCCAACATGCTGAAAGGATTGTTTATAGCTAAGGACATGGCCATCAATCCAGGCCTCTTATTGCAATGTTTGACAGTTTTATTTCTACGGCTGAATCTGATTTGTCTAAAATTCAGTTATTTTCTCTTTCAGCGTCTTCTCCAGTACATGATCCATTTGAGGTCCCAGGATGCTTCAGTCACATGCCTATGCCTTTCCGTATGGATTCCCCCACTCAATGCAGAATGGTACGTTCCACCCCAAACTCTAAACAAGGACTGTTCTATGCATCTCTTATAGGGGTAACTAACAAGCTTATTTCTTTCCAGGATTTGGGACAGCCACGTTTCCTGTCCGTCATTCCGTCTGCGCCCCCTCCACCCTTACCCCCAATGCCCCCACCCCCGGATGAGCTGGAGCCTCCCCCAAAGCCGCCTTTCGCTgacgaggaagaggaagaggagatgtTGCTCAGAGAGACCTGCCTCATGTCCATGGCCAACAAGAAGGTTCCACTGCCCGAGGTATAACACTAGATGGCTCCACAGGAGGACAAAGTGACATGCCTGTGTTATCTGTATAGTGTTAGGAGTAGAGGAGGGTTCCATTAGGTCCTAGTCATCCTCTGGAAAGTTAATTTGTCTCAACAGAAGATGCATATTTTTCACTCTTCTGTTAATTTACAAGTGTTAAACAATGTTCAAACTTATCTCGGTACCCTGCTATATCAGATGGGCAACTCAGTCATATCATTTTCCAGTTCTACAGCAGCACTTTGTCTTTGAACAGTGGACTTGGTGAATCTGGctttaaaaatgtatttctccTCTGTAGGATATGACCCTTGACAGCagccccccctctccctccctcctggtcAGTCTGGTCCAACCAGTGCCCAGGAGCAACCCTAGTGTGGTCAGCCTCAACACGGCACCCCAGCCATGGAGCAACAAGTTCAGCCGAGGGCACCACCTTCCCAGGCTACCACTGATGGTAAGAATAATACCATAGGAGGAAATCAAAACATTGAGTGATGACCACATATCTGCCCTAGCCAGGCGAAGAAACCGTAGAGATCCAAATAGTTCACGTTCGTTAATGTCCTGAAGAGCTTTCACTCTTTCAACCATGAATAGAGTTCATTTGTTGACCTATATTCCAAACCGTTTCAAACACTCATTGAAATATGCAGAAAATGTCTGGATTTGTGAATGATTCTTCTCTGAATGGGAAAACTGTCTTGCAtgtgctgaaaacatgttttaaaataTGCTATTTTGAAATATTTGAACTTCAAAGTCATATTTTCCAACAATGACGTTCTACTTTTTTTTCAGCTGAACTGTGTAAAACAGGGATTTGGAGGCCATGGGTATCTTTGTGCTCAGTAACTCCATGTAGTGTTGTCTTATGAGAACAATGAGTTGGCGCTCACTCTGATACTGCCATAGGCAACACAGGTGGGGTCCCATAGACAGTACATTACAGCAGCACGTGTGCCCAATGATACCCGGCCTCAGCTATGTTCCCAGAGCGCTCTGGTTTCTCACCCATGTACAATAAGCTCACCTTAGACTGCATcccagggcccgtattcacaaagcttCTCAGAATAGGGGGGCTAATATAGGATACATTTAGCCTTTCAAATCATAATAAGACAGaggtgacctgatcctagattggCACTCCTATTTTGAGATTAATTGATTTTGGGTTGTGAAGTCGGTGCCCATTCATCACAATGGCCAATTCAAATCATACGTTTTATTGTTTCCCCAGCTCCCACGGCACAAGGCGGTGGTGGTACAACTGAACGGTTCAGACGACAGTGACTCAGACATGGAGGCCTGCAGCagctctacacagacacagtctgTCTTTGGAGGCCTGGAGTTCATGATCAAGGAGGCACGCAGGAACGCAGAGGTACGTACATGTGTGTGTCCCAACAGTTTGGCCTCTGAGGACGACCTCTCAATTTATATATGAATGGCAGAATCCTAATTTGAGATGTGTAATAATTGTATGTGGTTAAAGGGTGATGGGCTGTaatgctctttctctctcaactTCCAGGCAGCGAAACCCAAACCGACTTCAGGACCTGAGAAGGAGAACAAGCCAGGCAGAACCCCGGAGGCTCTATCTGAAGAGAAGAAGACGGAGTATCGGCTGCTCAAAGAAGAAATAGCCaggtatattttttttaaagagaatGGTCTGACAAAGTGAGATATAGTTTTTCCACCCAAGCATTGTCTATGGATGGGAAATTCATTAACGATTAATTAACATTCAGTGCAATATTAATGGCACCAAAGTGAGAGGGTATTTCTTTAAAATGTCACTGATGGAACAGAGTGGACTACACTCACTGAAATCTaaacaatctttttttttttgtctgatgTAAGTAGGGAGAAGCAGAAGATTCTGAAGGACCACAGTCCCCGAGGTGTGCCCTCTCCTGCAGGCTCTGATCCTGATGTGGACTTCGCTGCCAAGGCAGCGGTCGAGCTGCAGCTGACCGAGGCAGAGACTAGGCTGACCAAACACGGGTGAGGCCCTCAAACACCAGAAGGGAAAAAAACACCTAGATGAAGGCTGATGCCCAAACACAATGGTATATTAAGTAATTGTCTCACATTAGGGAATTACTTGGACTTATGGTTTTCCATCTCTCACTCTACCCCTCCTTTCAGGAATCTGCTCCTGAAGGATGAGGCCATCCTGAGGCAGCTCTTACAGCAGGAGCAGAAGAAGGAGGAGGCATTGAAGGCAGCTGAGGCCAAAGTGGCCAAGCTCAAAGAACAGCTCCTGGCCTCAGAGAAGATAGTCAGTGCCAACAAGACTCTCCTCAACAGACTCCAGGAACAGGTGGGAGTTAAGAGCCAGGAAGGAACCCAGAGGGAATGAAACTCAATGGGAATGAGCTGTGAAGTAAATTCCTAGCCGAGGTATTTGCGCCTGGGTGGCCATGTTTATAGCAATGAGTCGGATGGCTGAGGGTTTTAGTCAGTGGAAGCTGAATAATGGAATAGGAGTTGTTTCTCCTGGTAATGTTTGGGAAAATGCCAAGCTAAAGGAATGTCTGTAAAGGACAAGACATTTCATTCAGTTATTTTTTCCGTTGCCTTTGGAAGTGTATATAGCGGGTGTGGTCATGCCAACCCTCCTCCTTGGAGAgatactgggtgtgcaggctttcaCTCAACACCTGATTCAGTTAACCAAGGTTCTGATgagatatgtgtgtgtatgtatatatctCATTTGTTACCACCCTTTTAACATCTGTCATGTATGTTTCCACCCTGTAGGTTCATCGTGTTCAGAACCGCGTGTCAGTGAAGAAGAAACACAGCCTGAAGCTGGAGGAGGTGCTGGTCCAAGCCCAGGCTGCTGCAGGCAGAAAGCCAGGCGGTCAGAAACGACGCACGGACATCAGCCACTCCTCGGTGAGCACCGTACCACACCTTACCGACCCACACTATACCATGCCAGGGCCCTTGTTGATTGATAAAGcacagaaatgtgttcaacaaGGACATGTCCACTAGGGAACATCATAAATTGCTTTGAAGCGGAAAATGACTCTTATTGGACTTATTGTTCTAACACTTCCtctgtttcaaaatgtatattCCCATTTCCTTTCTACCAAACACCAACCAGCCGTAAGTAAAGGCCAGAGTTCTCTAAACCATCTTTCTGCCCACCCTCCATTCTTCAGCCTGTGAAACgtctgtgtgtggaagtctcCGTCGCTCCCCGCGGCTCAGAAAGGCACTTCGCCGACCTCCTTGCCCAGAAGCAGCGTCTGCAGCAGCTGGAGTCAGAATACGCCTTCAAGATCCAGAAACTGAAGGAGGCCCAGGCCCTCCACAACAGAGGGGTGGTCCCTGAACCCCCTCCACCCCAGGCCgcctccacccctctccccagGGCTCGTCACCCCAGCATTCCCCCCACCAGCCCCTTCCCCCTGCCCCAGCCCTCCCTGCATGACCTCACCCAGGATAAACTCACCCTGGTCAGCAGCGAAGACCCTACCGAGACGGAGGAGAGCGACTTGGAACCTGCCGCCACAGCCAGGCCCTCGGCCCGGAGTGTTCGTAGACGCTCCTTCAGAGAGACCGGCTCCTTCACCAAGCCTAAGCTGGACTCTGGTGGGACTGGGCTGGTCAAGGATAGTCCAGCCAAGCCAGTCAGGGTTAAGGCCTCGGGGCCCGGGGAGCTGTTCCTGGGACTAGAGGTGGAGGCCCTGCAGAGGAGGGACCAGCAGCAGGCCAGGCTGGGAGAGCTGCTGCTGGGGGAACTACGGGCGCTAGGAGGCACTGTTGAGAAACCCCCTTCTGGGAAGGTAAACCATAATATATCACTTTAACTGGCCTCGCAAACACTGAATTCAAATTCCCTTTTGTTGTGGTTTAAAAAATGCTGTCTTGACAGTTTTCTTATTTGGTTGATATGTGCAGCTACTGTAGCATACAGCACACTTGTCGGGTCTAAAACTATGTTTTTCATCTATTCTGCATGGTTG comes from the Salvelinus namaycush isolate Seneca chromosome 21, SaNama_1.0, whole genome shotgun sequence genome and includes:
- the LOC120066334 gene encoding zinc finger C3H1 domain-containing protein-like isoform X1 — encoded protein: MDSKSINRSPREEGELEDGEICDDDTEENVFAQQQGKKRPSSMNNSNSSRNTRKLKQPTRNVLPVVGSQPTDFRLLIPYNRGPHSHSSGFTANHRQQGGPSGPDRPPLGPRCDQSPRSSFWERSHTALDRLRHRGKLDDGRGDWGRGGWGDGCGGGREAGRPPPGRYGPGENHSNKNESPSRSKQKVMMGRNQVRNQQMHNNNVAKIENGLDESFEDLLTKYKQIQLELECIRKEENLVLKPKDLPAQNESEVSASIPQTEPLLDANSIPNEAAAEDAAEDPSGPEKMEEKRGFQAFNLKPLRQKLLTPAEIDALKTKTEKKDSEKEDSDVEKGQVEPAAIPAATPKGEEGKDGVEKEADKKEGEKEAKICCVCCSRESDYPKKEGEKDTKVCCVCCSKSSEDSTKSPVKPGVKGSNEDEDLSELQLRLLALQSASRKWQQKEQQVMKESKDKITKAKPSQEKTSSSSSAKPPERGKVTTRSASAASEKAKALASKPQEKTKAGAKPPAEKGKAPVKGYPGRKTVSPGSAAKQAFRKQQLRTWKLQQERDQEEQRRQEEEERRRREEEIRKIRDLSNQDEQYNRFMKLVGGSKPPRNRSKSKDSDHTRKSSGKQGLDTSGNLYQYDNYDEVAMDTDSETNSPASSPVHDPFEVPGCFSHMPMPFRMDSPTQCRMDLGQPRFLSVIPSAPPPPLPPMPPPPDELEPPPKPPFADEEEEEEMLLRETCLMSMANKKVPLPEDMTLDSSPPSPSLLVSLVQPVPRSNPSVVSLNTAPQPWSNKFSRGHHLPRLPLMLPRHKAVVVQLNGSDDSDSDMEACSSSTQTQSVFGGLEFMIKEARRNAEAAKPKPTSGPEKENKPGRTPEALSEEKKTEYRLLKEEIASREKQKILKDHSPRGVPSPAGSDPDVDFAAKAAVELQLTEAETRLTKHGNLLLKDEAILRQLLQQEQKKEEALKAAEAKVAKLKEQLLASEKIVSANKTLLNRLQEQVHRVQNRVSVKKKHSLKLEEVLVQAQAAAGRKPGGQKRRTDISHSSPVKRLCVEVSVAPRGSERHFADLLAQKQRLQQLESEYAFKIQKLKEAQALHNRGVVPEPPPPQAASTPLPRARHPSIPPTSPFPLPQPSLHDLTQDKLTLVSSEDPTETEESDLEPAATARPSARSVRRRSFRETGSFTKPKLDSGGTGLVKDSPAKPVRVKASGPGELFLGLEVEALQRRDQQQARLGELLLGELRALGGTVEKPPSGKVISEDVDTMAAQSGCAELKPVPFGPYRSPLLVFKSYRFSPYFRTKEKLSLSSVSYSNVVAPKKCFCRFDLTGTCNDDDCQWQHMRNCAFGGNQLFQDILSYNLALIGCSESSTTDVINVATEKYIKQLFGANNDRMGMDQKAVLLVSKVNESKRHVPPFTTCKDLRRWRPQPAHQASPNTGDDSWDESRDTGPVKYDGCSKRSLSVALDVCVTPDDKRYFISETDDISNLETSVLESPRNAQLWIKLAFKYLSQKEVSAAECLDASLNTLSRALEDNRDNPEIWCYYLSLFSRRGKRDEVQEMCEMAVEHAPDYQVWWSYLTTESLFEGKDYVCGRLLQYLLDCVGTSGLSERLSFQLLESLLYRVQLSVFTGRLQNALAILQNALKSVTERCIADYLTISDRCLVWLSFIHLTEFDRLPASLYDPANSNPSRVVSIEAFTLPWRTPLDVRTEPDTLIAVFEDALRQCTDQTLPPSERTLACLPLHTNLITTYSLLGRYDAGLELCESLLALCPHSCALLDALSGLYVGKGDGEQGVGVWLRALSQCPHNAEVFYHTCKFLMAQEKSSCIAPLFRGFVLSFCDEERSDQQPVDVLRYILGIPTEDILRGPVIKKQLKEQLSHQMPYLNLVHCLWQWVHGNVGEAMDAFERALGAVMQLDVLHKLWIDYLLFTSSKLAGSPSNSRELRVLSDLVQRCLVTVPSRLEVPFSSAQYWNCFRFHNKVVSHYLSCLPHTQHPHVLERLRYTMPTNAELALRLLHQEWQDGNIEHLKFQARMLSSSVPNCLANWKIVIAVERELKERSEVRLLYQQALQNLPLCATLWKDRLLFEAAEGGKTDKLRKLVDKCQEVGVSLSEPLNLCSSKMEGEEH
- the LOC120066334 gene encoding zinc finger C3H1 domain-containing protein-like isoform X3, encoding MDSKSINRSPREEGELEDGEICDDDTEENVFAQQQGKKRPSSMNNSNSSRNTRKLKQPTRNVLPVVGSQPTDFRLLIPYNRGPHSHSSGFTANHRQQGGPSGPDRPPLGPRCDQSPRSSFWERSHTALDRLRHRGKLDDGRGDWGRGGWGDGCGGGREAGRPPPGRYGPGENHSNKNESPSRSKQKVMMGRNQVRNQQMHNNNVAKIENGLDESFEDLLTKYKQIQLELECIRKEENLVLKPKDLPAQNESEVSASIPQTEPLLDANSIPNEAAAEDAAEDPSGPEKMEEKRGFQAFNLKPLRQKLLTPAEIDALKTKTEKKDSEKEDSDVEKGQVEPAAIPAATPKGEEGKDGVEKEADKKEGEKEAKICCVCCSRESDYPKKEGEKDTKVCCVCCSKSSEDSTKSPVKPGVKGSNEDEDLSELQLRLLALQSASRKWQQKEQQVMKESKDKITKAKPSQEKTSSSSSAKPPERGKVTTRSASAASEKAKALASKPQEKTKAGAKPPAEKGKAPVKGYPGRKTVSPGSAAKQAFRKQQLRTWKLQQERDQEEQRRQEEEERRRREEEIRKIRDLSNQDEQYNRFMKLVGGSKPPRNRSKSKDSDHTRKSSGKQGLDTSGNLYQYDNYDEVAMDTDSETNSPASSPVHDPFEVPGCFSHMPMPFRMDSPTQCRMDLGQPRFLSVIPSAPPPPLPPMPPPPDELEPPPKPPFADEEEEEEMLLRETCLMSMANKKVPLPEDMTLDSSPPSPSLLVSLVQPVPRSNPSVVSLNTAPQPWSNKFSRGHHLPRLPLMLPRHKAVVVQLNGSDDSDSDMEACSSSTQTQSVFGGLEFMIKEARRNAEAAKPKPTSGPEKENKPGRTPEALSEEKKTEYRLLKEEIASREKQKILKDHSPRGVPSPAGSDPDVDFAAKAAVELQLTEAETRLTKHGNLLLKDEAILRQLLQQEQKKEEALKAAEAKVAKLKEQLLASEKIVSANKTLLNRLQEQVHRVQNRVSVKKKHSLKLEEVLVQAQAAAGRKPGGQKRRTDISHSSPVKRLCVEVSVAPRGSERHFADLLAQKQRLQQLESEYAFKIQKLKEAQALHNRGVVPEPPPPQAASTPLPRARHPSIPPTSPFPLPQPSLHDLTQDKLTLVSSEDPTETEESDLEPAATARPSARSVRRRSFRETGSFTKPKLDSGGTGLVKDSPAKPVRVKASGPGELFLGLEVEALQRRDQQQARLGELLLGELRALGGTVEKPPSGKVISEDVDTMAAQSGCAELKPVPFGPYRSPLLVFKSYRFSPYFRTKEKLSLSSVSYSNVVAPKKCFCRFDLTGTCNDDDCQWQHMRNCAFGGNQLFQDILSYNLALIGCSESSTTDVINVATEKYIKQLFGANNDRMGMDQKAVLLVSKVNESKRHVPPFTTCKDLRRWRPQPAHQASPNTGDDSWDESRDTGPVKYDGCSKRSLSVALDVCVTPDDKRYFISETDDISNLETSVLESPRNAQLWIKLAFKYLSQKEVSAAECLDASLNTLSRALEDNRDNPEIWCYYLSLFSRRGKRDEVQEMCEMAVEHAPDYQVWWSYLTTESLFEGKDYVCGRLLQYLLDCVGTSGLSERLSFQLLESLLYRVQLSVFTGRLQNALAILQNALKSVTERCIADYLTISDRCLVWLSFIHLTEFDRLPASLYDPANSNPSRVVSIEAFTLPWRTPLDVRTEPDTLIAVFEDALRQCTDQTLPPSERTLACLPLHTNLITTYSLLGRYDAGLELCESLLALCPHSCALLDALSGLYVGKGDGEQGVGVWLRALSQCPHNAEVFYHTCKFLMAQEKSSCIAPLFRGFVLSFCDEERSDQQPVDVLRYILGIPTEDILRGPVIKKQLKEQLSHQMPYLNLVHCLWQWVHGNVGEAMDAFERALGAVMQLDVLHKLWIDYLLFTSSKLAGSPSNSRELRVLSDLVQRCLVTVPSRLEVPFSSAQYWNCFRFHNKVVSHYLSCLPHTQHPHVLERLRYTMPTNAELALSVQTV